A genomic region of Fusarium oxysporum Fo47 chromosome VI, complete sequence contains the following coding sequences:
- a CDS encoding uncharacterized protein (expressed protein) → MPNQRVPDEEARMIAKIYSTDFYRKVSDLARNPSGTVYDPTMGPPPPSPAFKEFRPMPPSSQAPRPDTPRPEDHYGAGMLIPGKAIVNDNWEENLRRVIGPNYGGYRWKSLGDMTMRCWQHVREKGNRTQRGTKWNMDEIERYGRLSVWGVHKDVIGALMGWPVNPQWTREEEDHFEAAVQDELRYIPVTQQEAAANVVERQQEPHEE, encoded by the coding sequence ATGCCCAACCAACGAGTCCCTGACGAGGAGGCCCGCATGATTGCCAAGATTTACTCGACCGACTTCTACAGGAAAGTAAGCGACCTCGCGCGCAATCCTAGCGGTACTGTCTATGATCCCACCATGGGTCCTCCCCCTCCATCCCCAGCCTTCAAAGAATTCCGTCCTATGCCTCCAAGCTCTCAAGCTCCACGACCGGACACACCTCGCCCAGAGGATCACTATGGAGCCGGGATGCTTATCCCAGGCAAGGCGATTGTCAACGACAACTGGGAAGAAAACTTGCGACGCGTCATCGGCCCGAATTACGGTGGCTACCGCTGGAAGAGTCTAGGAGACATGACGATGAGATGCTGGCAGCACGTCCGAGAGAAGGGAAATCGAACCCAGAGGGGCACGAAATGGAATATGGACGAGATTGAGCGTTACGGGAGACTCTCGGTCTGGGGCGTTCATAAGGATGTGATTGGAGCACTCATGGGCTGGCCAGTTAATCCACAGTGGACTCGTGAGGAGGAAGATCACTTCGAGGCGGCTGTTCAAGATGAGTTGAGGTATATTCCTGTAACGCAGCAGGAGGCTGCGGCTAATGTTGTGGAACGTCAGCAAGAACCCCATGAAGAATAG
- a CDS encoding glutathione S-transferase has protein sequence MWLRRMDLEIAQPVISWVRNDPDTADFYIGHRIPIPEARLAQKVTIQQYLNLLDEQLEGKKYLCGERFSAADVHFYSLTKGKTTGMAPWILHPGRKNVVRYFERMDAREASKKALEVFGARVEAQ, from the coding sequence ATGTGGCTTAGACGGATGGATCTAGAAATCGCACAACCTGTCATTTCATGGGTCCGCAATGATCCGGACACTGCAGACTTTTATATAGGACATCGAATTCCTATCCCGGAGGCGAGATTGGCACAGAAGGTTACTATTCAGCAGTATCTGAACCTGCTGGATGAGCAGTTGGAGGGAAAGAAGTATCTTTGTGGGGAGAGGTTTTCGGCGGCGGATGTTCACTTCTACAGTCTGACGAAGGGAAAGACCACAGGTATGGCACCATGGATACTTCATCCCGGGAGGAAGAATGTTGTCAGATATTTTGAGAGGATGGATGCGAGAGAGGCTAGCAAGAAGGCTTTAGAGGTCTTTGGAGCAAGAGTTGAAGCTCAATAG
- a CDS encoding glycoside hydrolase superfamily, with protein sequence MHCSTLLPLILAGSASAWLPHERDLAAFNQTARHEQLGKRFKPNLPSGVTKIRGVNFGGWLVCEPWMQRDEWANVLKCGDSVSEFDCMRDHYLGSNRETGNNRFEQHWKNWINPATVQSVHDVGLNTIRIPIGYWSYTDIVDKASEPFADGNRMLPYLDAVVQKAADLGIYVIIDLHGAPGGQQEDVFTGQNNKPAGFFNDYNFGRAQKWLAWMTNRIHTNSAYSTVGVIEVLNEPVSRHDANNRYPAPGEDPGLIQKYYPAALKAVRDTEASLKVPDNKKLHVQFMSSKWDSGNPRSVSSVANDPYTAFDDHNYIGFALGNDNGDQYKLMHSACTDSRLVSGQDFTFTGEWSMTSNADWHDKNFFNKFFTAQQQLYEKPGMAGWIYWTWKTETNDPRWTYSYATYLNYIPTDAAGLEKNVYQDVCAGYR encoded by the exons atGCATTGTTCGACCCTTCTTCCCTTGATCCTCGCTGGCTCCGCATCAGCATGGCTTCCTCATGAGCGCGACCTGGCCGCGTTTAACCAGACTGCTCGCCACGAACAACTTGGGAAACGATTCAAGCCGAACTTGCCCAGCGGTGTAACAAAGATCCGTGGTGTCAACTTCGGAG GCTGGCTTGTCTGTGAGCCCTGGATGCAGCGAGATGAGTGGGCAAACGTCCTCAAGTGCGGCGACTCTGTATCCGAGTTCGACTGCATGCGCGATCACTACTTAGGATCAAACCGCGAAACTGGCAACAATCGCTTCGAACAGCATTGGAAGAACTGGATCAACCCCGCAACTGTCCAGTCCGTCCATGACGTAGGACTCAACACCATCCGAATCCCCATCGGATACTGGTCCTACACTGATATCGTCGACAAGGCTAGCGAACCTTTTGCAGATGGCAACCGCATGCTTCCTTACCTCGACGCTGTCGTCCAAAAGGCTGCTGACCTCGGAATTTATGTCATCATTGATCTTCACGGTGCTCCTGGAGGCCAGCAGGAAGATGTCTTCACTGGCCAGAACAACAAACCAGCTGGTTTCTTCAATGACTACAATTTTGGCCGTGCGCAGAAGTGGCTTGCTTGGATGACGAACCGTATTCACACCAACTCTGCTTACTCAACCGTCGGTGTAATCGAGGTCCTCAACGAGCCTGTTTCTCGCCATGATGCGAACAACCGCTATCCTGCTCCCGGCGAGGACCCAGGCTTGATTCAGAAGTACTATCCTGCCGCCCTCAAAGCCGTCCGTGACACCGAAGCATCTCTTAAAGTCCCCGATAACAAGAAGCTTCACGTTCAGTTCATGTCCAGCAAATGGGACTCCGGAAACCCCCGCTCCGTATCCTCCGTAGCCAACGATCCCTACACTGCTTTCGACGACCATAACTACATTGGTTTCGCTCTTGGTAACGACAACGGCGATCAGTACAAGCTCATGCACAGCGCTTGCACTGACTCTCGCCTCGTTAGCGGCCAGGACTTTACTTTCACTGGTGAATGGAGTATGACTTCGAACGCTGATTGGCATGACAAGAATTTCTTTAACAAGTTCTTTACggctcagcagcagctgtaTGAGAAGCCTGGTATGGCGGGGTGGATTTACTGGACTTGGAAGACTGAGACGAATGATCCGAGATGGACGTATTCTTATGCGACGTATCTGAATTACATTCCTACTGATGCTGCTGGCCTGGAGAAGAATGTCTACCAAGACGTTTGTGCTGGTTATCGATAG